Genomic window (Polaribacter batillariae):
GAAAATCAAAAGATTGCGACTCGATATTTTTAAAATTCACTAAAGAAAGTTTCTGTAAATACATAAATAAAAAATGTTCTTAAAAACGAATTGCAAATTATTGAAAATTTTGCGAATTATTGCCTTTTAAAATCCAATTAAAAAAACTATTTTTGTCGCCACTAATTTTTTAAGTAAATATGGCAACATACAAGAAGAAATATAAACCAGAAGGAAAAAAAGAGCAACAAAATGTTGACAATATGGAGAGTACAACTGCAGAAGTATTTAATACTTTAGATGAAACTGCGTCGAAATCCGAGCAATGGATAGAAAAAAACAGCAAACCGTTGTTTTACTCTTTAGTTGCTGTTGTTGTTATTTTCTTAGCTTATTTAGGATATAATAAATACATTGTAGAACCAAACGAGTTAGAAGCTTCTAACGAATTGGCATTTCCAAGAAAATATTTCGACGAAGCTGCAACTGCAGGTTCTGGAATCGATTCTCTATTAAATTTAGGTTTAGAAGGTGTAGATGGTAAATATGGTTTTTTAGACATCGCTCAAAAATATAGTGGAACTGATGCAGGAAACTTAGCCAACTACTATGCTGGTGTTTCGTATTTACAAATGAAAAACTACGAAAAAGCAATTGAATATTTAAATAAATTCGATTCAGATGATGCCTTATTAGGCCCAGTATCTTTAGGAGCTATTGGAGATGCTTTTGCAGATATCGATCAACTAGAAGATGCTTTAGATTATTACGAAAAAGCAGCCAATAAAAAAGAAAACGCATTTACAACACCTTTATATTTATACAAAGCGGGTCAAACAGCAATGCAGTTAAAGAAGTTCGATAAAGCTGAATCTTTATTCACAAAAATTAAAGAAAACTACCCAAATTCCGACCAAGGTAGAGACGTAGAGAAATTTATTTACGCAGCAAAATACGCTGGTAAATAGTATGCAGTGTACAGTCTCAGTAAGCAGTAAACTTACTGTAAACTGCAACTGAAAACTGAAAACTAAAAATTATGGCTACAACCAATTTATCTTATTACGATAAAGCAACCATCCCAAATGCGAATTCTTTTCGATTTGGGATGGTTGTTTCTGAATGGAATCCAGAAATCACAAAAAACCTTCAAAAAGGTGCAATTGAAACTTTAATAGACTGTGGTGCTTTAAAAGAAAATATAATTTCTTGGAACGTTCCTGGAAGTTTCGAATTGGTTTTTGGTTGCAAAAAAATGATTCTATCGCAACAAGTAGATGCCATTATTGCCATTGGAAATGTTATTCAAGGAGAAACCAAACATTTCGATTTTGTTTGTGAAGGTGTAACACAAGGTATTGTAGATTTAAATATCAAATACGACGTTCCTGTTATTTTTTGTGTCTTAACAGACAATACCAAACAGCAATCTCTAGAAAGATCTGGTGGTAAATTAGGTAATAAAGGAATTGAATGTGCTGTTGCAGCAGTAAAAATGGCGGCTCTAAGAAACATAGGAAGAAGTAAAG
Coding sequences:
- a CDS encoding tetratricopeptide repeat protein, with amino-acid sequence MATYKKKYKPEGKKEQQNVDNMESTTAEVFNTLDETASKSEQWIEKNSKPLFYSLVAVVVIFLAYLGYNKYIVEPNELEASNELAFPRKYFDEAATAGSGIDSLLNLGLEGVDGKYGFLDIAQKYSGTDAGNLANYYAGVSYLQMKNYEKAIEYLNKFDSDDALLGPVSLGAIGDAFADIDQLEDALDYYEKAANKKENAFTTPLYLYKAGQTAMQLKKFDKAESLFTKIKENYPNSDQGRDVEKFIYAAKYAGK
- the ribH gene encoding 6,7-dimethyl-8-ribityllumazine synthase; the encoded protein is MATTNLSYYDKATIPNANSFRFGMVVSEWNPEITKNLQKGAIETLIDCGALKENIISWNVPGSFELVFGCKKMILSQQVDAIIAIGNVIQGETKHFDFVCEGVTQGIVDLNIKYDVPVIFCVLTDNTKQQSLERSGGKLGNKGIECAVAAVKMAALRNIGRSKENIGF